A single window of Syngnathus acus chromosome 23, fSynAcu1.2, whole genome shotgun sequence DNA harbors:
- the nrf1 gene encoding nuclear respiratory factor 1 isoform X2, whose amino-acid sequence MEDHSVHAPEQMTTIEASAVHVTTFTDASMMSADEDSTSSPDDDPYDDTDILNSAGNDEVTAHLAAAGPVGMAAAAAVATGKKRKRPHIFESNPSIRKRQQTRLLRKLRATLDEYTTRVGQQAIVLCMSPNKPNPVFKVFGAAPLENVVRKYKGMMLEDLENALAEHAPAGGDLASELPPLTIDGIPVSVDKMTQAQLRAFIPEMLKYSTGRGKPGWGKESCKPLWWPEDIPWANVRSDVRSEDQKQRVSWTQALRTIVKNCYKQHGREDLLYAFEEQQITTTTTQHHLAAAQSIAHLVPSQTVVQTINNPDGTVSLIQVGTGHTVATLADASELPGVTVAQVNYATVADGEVEQNWATLQSGEMTIQTTQASEATQAVASLAEAAVAASHEMQQGATVTMAINSEAAAHAVATLAEATLQGGGQIVLAETAAAVGALAGVQDATGLVQIPVSMYQTVVTSLAQGNRPVQVAMAPVATRINSTMTLDGQAVEVVTLEQ is encoded by the exons ATGGAGGATCACTCCGTTCACGCACCGGAACAGATGACCACCATCGAGGCCAGCGCA GTGCACGTGACCACCTTCACCGACGCGTCCATGATGAGCGCCGACGAGGATTCCACCTCCTCGCCGGACGACGATCCCTATGACGACACGGACATCCTCAACTCGGCCGGCAACGATGAGGTCACCGCCCATCTGGCCGCCGCAG GTCCCGTCGGCATGGCCGCAGCTGCCGCCGTGGCGACgggaaagaaaaggaagaggCCCCACATCTTTGAATCCAATCCATCTATCCGCAAAAGGCAGCAGACACGTCTCCTCAG GAAGCTGAGGGCCACCTTAGATGAGTACACCACACGTGTGGGCCAGCAGGCCATCGTGCTATGCATGTCCCCCAACAAACCCAACCCGGTCTTCAAAGTCTTTGGCGCTGCTCCGTTGGAGAATGTG GTGAGGAAATACAAAGGCATGATGCTGGAAGACCTGGAGAATGCTCTGGCCGAGCACGCCCCCGCTGGAGGGGACCTGGCGTCGGAGCTGCCCCCCCTCACCATCGACGGCATCCCCGTCTCTGTAGACAAGATGACCCAG GCCCAGCTACGAGCCTTCATCCCGGAGATGCTGAAGTATTCGACGGGCCGAGGCAAGCCCGGCTGGGGTAAGGAGAGCTGCAAGCCCTTGTGGTGGCCCGAAGACATCCCCTGGGCCAACGTTCGCAGCGATGTCCGCTCTGAGGACCAGAAACAGAGG GTGTCCTGGACGCAGGCGCTACGAACCATCGTAAAAAATTGCTACAAGCAGCACGGCCGAGAGGATCTGCTGTACGCCTTTGAGGAGCAGCagatcaccaccaccaccacgcaGCACCACCTGGCGGCCGCGCAGAGCATCGCCCACCTGGTGCCCTCGCAGACGGTGGTGCAGACCATCAACAACCCCGACGGCACCGTGTCGCTCATCCAAGTGGGGACGGGACACACGGTGGCCACGCTGGCCGACGCATCGGAACTACCCGGCGTGACGGTGGCGCAGGTTAACTACGCCACGGTGGCGGACGGCGAG GTGGAGCAAAACTGGGCAACCCTCCAGAGCGGCGAGATGACAATACAAACCACGCAGGCGTCGGAGGCCACGCAAGCGGTGGCGTCGCTAGCGGAAGCCGCCGTCGCCGCCAGTCACGAGATGCAGCAGGGAGCCACCGTCACCATGGCGATCAACAG cGAGGCAGCGGCCCACGCCGTGGCGACGCTGGCGGAAGCCACGCTTCAAGGCGGGGGCCAGATCGTGCTGGCCGAGACGGCGGCCGCTGTTGGGGCGCTAGCAGGCGTGCAGGACGCAACag GTCTGGTCCAGATTCCAGTCAGCATGTACCAGACGGTGGTGACCAGCCTGGCGCAAGGCAACAGGCCCGTGCAGGTGGCCATGGCGCCGGTAGCCACACGCATAAACAGCACCATGACACTGGACGGACAGGCGGTAGAGGTGGTGACGCTGGAGCAATGA
- the nrf1 gene encoding nuclear respiratory factor 1 isoform X1, producing MEDHSVHAPEQMTTIEASAVSQQVHVTTFTDASMMSADEDSTSSPDDDPYDDTDILNSAGNDEVTAHLAAAGPVGMAAAAAVATGKKRKRPHIFESNPSIRKRQQTRLLRKLRATLDEYTTRVGQQAIVLCMSPNKPNPVFKVFGAAPLENVVRKYKGMMLEDLENALAEHAPAGGDLASELPPLTIDGIPVSVDKMTQAQLRAFIPEMLKYSTGRGKPGWGKESCKPLWWPEDIPWANVRSDVRSEDQKQRVSWTQALRTIVKNCYKQHGREDLLYAFEEQQITTTTTQHHLAAAQSIAHLVPSQTVVQTINNPDGTVSLIQVGTGHTVATLADASELPGVTVAQVNYATVADGEVEQNWATLQSGEMTIQTTQASEATQAVASLAEAAVAASHEMQQGATVTMAINSEAAAHAVATLAEATLQGGGQIVLAETAAAVGALAGVQDATGLVQIPVSMYQTVVTSLAQGNRPVQVAMAPVATRINSTMTLDGQAVEVVTLEQ from the exons ATGGAGGATCACTCCGTTCACGCACCGGAACAGATGACCACCATCGAGGCCAGCGCAGTCAGTCAGCAG GTGCACGTGACCACCTTCACCGACGCGTCCATGATGAGCGCCGACGAGGATTCCACCTCCTCGCCGGACGACGATCCCTATGACGACACGGACATCCTCAACTCGGCCGGCAACGATGAGGTCACCGCCCATCTGGCCGCCGCAG GTCCCGTCGGCATGGCCGCAGCTGCCGCCGTGGCGACgggaaagaaaaggaagaggCCCCACATCTTTGAATCCAATCCATCTATCCGCAAAAGGCAGCAGACACGTCTCCTCAG GAAGCTGAGGGCCACCTTAGATGAGTACACCACACGTGTGGGCCAGCAGGCCATCGTGCTATGCATGTCCCCCAACAAACCCAACCCGGTCTTCAAAGTCTTTGGCGCTGCTCCGTTGGAGAATGTG GTGAGGAAATACAAAGGCATGATGCTGGAAGACCTGGAGAATGCTCTGGCCGAGCACGCCCCCGCTGGAGGGGACCTGGCGTCGGAGCTGCCCCCCCTCACCATCGACGGCATCCCCGTCTCTGTAGACAAGATGACCCAG GCCCAGCTACGAGCCTTCATCCCGGAGATGCTGAAGTATTCGACGGGCCGAGGCAAGCCCGGCTGGGGTAAGGAGAGCTGCAAGCCCTTGTGGTGGCCCGAAGACATCCCCTGGGCCAACGTTCGCAGCGATGTCCGCTCTGAGGACCAGAAACAGAGG GTGTCCTGGACGCAGGCGCTACGAACCATCGTAAAAAATTGCTACAAGCAGCACGGCCGAGAGGATCTGCTGTACGCCTTTGAGGAGCAGCagatcaccaccaccaccacgcaGCACCACCTGGCGGCCGCGCAGAGCATCGCCCACCTGGTGCCCTCGCAGACGGTGGTGCAGACCATCAACAACCCCGACGGCACCGTGTCGCTCATCCAAGTGGGGACGGGACACACGGTGGCCACGCTGGCCGACGCATCGGAACTACCCGGCGTGACGGTGGCGCAGGTTAACTACGCCACGGTGGCGGACGGCGAG GTGGAGCAAAACTGGGCAACCCTCCAGAGCGGCGAGATGACAATACAAACCACGCAGGCGTCGGAGGCCACGCAAGCGGTGGCGTCGCTAGCGGAAGCCGCCGTCGCCGCCAGTCACGAGATGCAGCAGGGAGCCACCGTCACCATGGCGATCAACAG cGAGGCAGCGGCCCACGCCGTGGCGACGCTGGCGGAAGCCACGCTTCAAGGCGGGGGCCAGATCGTGCTGGCCGAGACGGCGGCCGCTGTTGGGGCGCTAGCAGGCGTGCAGGACGCAACag GTCTGGTCCAGATTCCAGTCAGCATGTACCAGACGGTGGTGACCAGCCTGGCGCAAGGCAACAGGCCCGTGCAGGTGGCCATGGCGCCGGTAGCCACACGCATAAACAGCACCATGACACTGGACGGACAGGCGGTAGAGGTGGTGACGCTGGAGCAATGA
- the zgc:113263 gene encoding uncharacterized protein zgc:113263 — MEIKRGAENGSSRANDLPVHYLRLLAPPLQLLSAAMWRVVQQGLVDHYGMLEEFVTMVTELVPELMTYSQRAQLTLGLRARLVLELCRGEQPVDMRTMQPHLDRIKAPVSTAKDHHSTIDLVEESEVNFVELVHSLLEDPVERKYFFEEIFPVYFGPKYDAALEMLVWEFISRLEELLPVPDFTQLSTLLGDAPSFLSDCLQSFFPPADMKALLEHHRNLGHFEEKDPRFLPMDDCILTSMSLPPGTKAATDATSYLPAHRDPRPSEQHARPDAPVNTSTPETASRRLRDLAQEARKQNSCDETIDLTTCNDPEPEPEVLAAGDLSQSFRGGRALRKRRLSGGSVETPAKQRMELSSFLESSKDDENSGESPLISIWGDYTDAHEGQASETKLPWTEEETLHLLDIWGNDSVQRALKGCLKNRHIYVQIAQKMAERGFKRTVEQCQTRMKRLKKGFRQNKGTSRVEHTFYEHMKRVLGSPATAAAAAPDTAYDIDEGIDDEESQDGDEDLQIVGQTSQEMGTRNVPWTEQETLALINTWGQEKMQQEMRGTNRTMHMFPVISTKMAAQGFSRTPEQCQTRLKRLKSSFRQCYENNMKGLEQVQCKFYNELARFLLKENPSTPQPNETETDDNDSPSCSIQDAVSFVSLQEDRKKVPWADKETVILLELWGESQIQQNTKGFPPNVHIFNDISEKLSVHGFTRTSEQCHTRIKRLKTNYWHCRDNMSTPGNDKVNFKFFDLMEQILDKRPSTSTAGITDPIEISEDSNGGDSVTETEGEVGLSVSSWSDEETSALIDIWGEEEVQRSLTGFVSNGHVYAEMSRRLHDLGYTKTPEQCHEKVKTLKSNFLKAYEEKKFGRRVDDKFYNQMEQVLGAEVVPPPDELDESEQDAVALDSLNVPWGERETEALVEVWAADDVQHSLKTCIRNGHIFVDIAERLAAAGYARSAEQCQARIKRLKKTYRRYCNSRRNGRSGAFRYFNLLAPVLGDNSLFNDADTSSSSASVFLKPLEETYADVYEQPSTSHLVPDANRKTPWSDKETRTLLEIWGEDNVQMTLRVCLKNRHVFEFISERMSNRGYSRTTEQCYTRIKRLKYGFLHEKQDFKFFREMEEIFSRDLKSDSSVVGIPAPDEPDNGAYEPIRDFVVSPGNQWLSDNSKHPWSDGETEVLLSVWGSEDVQENLKSCTKNKHIFMQISEALANQGYQRTPEQCQTRIKRLKYSFRQFLDGRKGDKQECKYFDQLVKIFGDKYLVADQQPDDAAEVIES; from the exons atggaaataaaacgAGGAGCTGAAAATGGCAGCAGTCGAG cgAACGACCTCCCCGTGCATTACCTCCGCCTCCTGGCTCCGCCCTTGCAGCTGCTATCGGCTGCGATGTGGCGTGTGGTGCAACAGGGACTGGTGGACCACTACGGCATGCTGGAGGAGTTTGTTACCATGGTGACAGAGCTGGTCCCCGAGCTCATGACATACAGCCAGAGGGCTCAGCTCACTCTGGGACTCAGGGCCAGG CTGGTTTTAGAATTGTGCCGAGGCGAGCAGCCGGTAGATATGCGCACCATGCAGCCTCATCTGGACCGAATCAAAGCTCCTGTCAGCACAGCCAAGGATCACCAT AGCACCATCGACCTGGTGGAGGAGTCGGAGGTGAACTTTGTGGAGCTGGTGCACTCCTTACTGGAGGATCCAGTAGAGAGGAAGTACTTTTTTGAG GAAATCTTTCCTGTGTACTTTGGGCCAAAGTATGACGCGGCGCTGGAGATGCTGGTGTGGGAGTTTATATCCCGACTGGAGGAGCTGCTCCCAGTCCCTGACTTCACACag CTGTCAACTTTACTCGGAGACGCTCCGTCCTTCCTCAGCGACTGTTTACAATCCTTTTTCCCACCGGCGGACATGAAGGCTCTACTTGAACACCACAGAAACCTTGGGCATTTTGAGGAGAAAG ATCCGAGGTTTTTACCTATGGACGACTGCATCCTCACCTCCATGTCCCTTCCGCCCGGGACCAAAGCTGCCACGGACGCTACCTCCTACTTGCCCGCTCACAGAGACCCGAGGCCCTCTGAGCAGCACGCGCGGCCTGACGCGCCCGTCAACACGAGCACCCCGGAGACGGCGAGCAGGAGGCTTCGCGACTTAGCTCAGGAGGCCAGGAAGCAGAATTCCTGCGACGAAACCATCGACCTTACCACGTGCAACGACCCCGAGCCTGAACCCGAGGTGCTGGCGGCCGGCGACCTCAGCCAAAGCTTCAGAGGCGGGCGGGCTCTCAGAAAGAGGAGGTTGAGCGGTGGAAGCGTGGAGACGCCGGCAAAGCAGAGGATGGAGTTGTCGTCGTTCTT agaGTCCTCAAAGGATGATGAAAATTCTGGTGAATCTCCCCTCATCTCCATATGGGGAGATTACACAG ACGCTCATGAAGGTCAGGCGAGCGAGACAAAGCTTCCCTGGACGGAGGAGGAGACGCTCCACCTGCTGGACATTTGGGGAAATGACTCTGTGCAGCGGGCCTTGAAGGGCTGCTTGAAAAACCGCCACATTTACGTCCAGATCGCCCAGAAGATGGCCGAGAGGGGCTTCAAGAGGACGGTGGAACAGTGTCAGACGCGCATGAAACGGCTGAAGAAAGGCTTCCGCCAAAATAA AGGCACCTCCAGAGTGGAGCATACGTTTTACGAGCACATGAAGCGGGTGCTGGGCTCGCCGGccaccgccgctgccgccgcgcCCGATACGGCGTACGACATCGACGAGGGCATCGACGATGAAGAGTCTCAGGACGGCGATGAGGACTTGCAGATTGTGGGACAGACCAGTCAGGAAATGG GAACGAGGAATGTGCCGTGGACGGAGCAGGAGACGCTTGCCCTCATCAACACTTGGGGCCAAGAGAAGATGCAGCAAGAGATGAGAGGAACCAACAGAACCATGCACATGTTCCCCGTCATCTccaccaagatggccgcccAGGGCTTCTCCAGGACGCCCGAGCAGTGCCAAACCAGGCTGAAAAGGCTCAAGTCCAGTTTCAGGCAGTGCTACGAAAACAA CATGAAGGGCCTGGAGCAAGTTCAGTGCAAGTTTTACAACGAGCTAGCGAGGTTTTTATTGAAAGAGAACCCATCGACGCCGCAGCCGAACGAGACCGAGACCGATGACAACGACTCGCCCTCCTGCTCCATTCAGGATGCCG TGTCTTTTGTCAGCCTCCAGGAAGACAGGAAGAAAGTCCCCTGGGCTGACAAAGAGACCGTCATCCTTCTGGAGCTCTGGGGAGAATCACAG ATCCAGCAGAACACCAAAGGCTTCCCGCCCAACGTTCACATTTTCAACGATATATCAGAGAAGCTGTCCGTCCACGGCTTCACCCGCACCTCCGAGCAGTGCCATACCAGAATCAAACGGCTCAAGACCAACTACTGGCATTGTCGGGACAACATgag CACACCTGGGAACGATAAGGTCAATTTCAAGTTCTTTGATTTGATGGAACAAATCCTGGACAAGCGTCCGTCCACCTCCACCGCCGGCATCACGGATCCCATCGAAATTTCGGAAGACTCCAACGGCGGCGACTCTGTGACCGAAACAG AGGGAGAAGTGGGACTATCCGTCAGCTCGTGGTCGGACGAGGAGACGTCGGCGCTGATCGATATCTGGGGAGAAGAGGAAGTGCAGCGCTCGCTCACCGGTTTCGTCTCCAACGGGCACGTTTACGCCGAAATGTCCCGGCGGCTGCACGACCTCGGCTACACCAAAACGCCGGAGCAGTGCCACGAGAAAGTCAAGACGCTGAAGAGTAACTTCCTCAAGGCTTACGAGGAGAAAAA ATTCGGGAGGCGAGTAGACGACAAATTCTACAACCAGATGGAGCAAGTGTTGGGCGCGGAGGTGGTACCGCCGCCGGACGAGTTGGACGAAAGCGAGCAGGACGCGGTGGCGCTGGACTCGCTGAATGTGCCGTGGGGCGAGCGGGAGACGGAGGCCCTGGTGGAGGTGTGGGCGGCCGACGACGTGCAGCACAGCCTGAAGACGTGCATCCGCAACGGCCACATCTTCGTGGACATCGCCGAGAGGCTGGCCGCCGCCGGCTACGCCCGCAGCGCCGAGCAGTGCCAGGCCAGGATCAAGCGGCTGAAGAAGACCTACAGGCGCTACTGCAACAGCCGCAG gaaTGGTCGATCCGGAGCCTTTCGTTATTTCAACCTCCTCGCTCCGGTGCTGGGTGACAACTCCCTTTTCAACGACGCAGACACGTCCTCGTCTTCCGCATCTGTTTTCTTGAAACCCCTCGAAGAAACCTACGCAGACGTCT ACGAGCAGCCGTCCACCAGCCACCTGGTGCCCGACGCGAACAGGAAGACGCCGTGGTCGGACAAGGAGACGCGTACGCTGCTGGAGATCTGGGGGGAGGACAACGTGCAGATGACGCTGAGGGTCTGCCTAAAGAACCGCCACGTCTTCGAGTTCATCTCGGAGCGGATGAGCAATCGAGGCTACTCCAGAACCACCGAGCAGTGCTACACCCGCATCAAGCGCCTTAAATATGGTTTCCTCCATGAAAA GCAGGACTTCAAGTTCTTCCGAGAAATGGAGGAAATCTTCAGTCGGGATTTAAAGTCGGACTCCTCGGTCGTGGGCATCCCGGCGCCAGACGAGCCCGACAACGGCGCGTACGAGCCCATCAGAG ATTTTGTGGTTTCCCCGGGCAACCAGTGGCTGTCGGACAACTCCAAGCACCCGTGGAGCGATGGCGAGACGGAGGTTCTGCTGAGCGTCTGGGGCAGCGAGGATGTCcaggagaacctgaagagctGCACCAAGAACAAGCACATCTTCATGCAGATCTCAGAGGCCCTGGCCAACCAGGGCTACCAGCGCACACCCGAGCAGTGCCAGACCCGAATCAAGCGGCTCAAGTACAGCTTCCGGCAGTTCCTTGACGGCAGGAA AGGAGACAAGCAGGAGTGCAAGTATTTTGACCAGCTGGTCAAGATATTTGGCGACAAGTACCTTGTAGCCGACCAGCAGCCCGACGATGCGGCTGAGGTCATAG AGTCGTAA